In the genome of Lactuca sativa cultivar Salinas chromosome 3, Lsat_Salinas_v11, whole genome shotgun sequence, the window GTGTGAATCTGTTAGAATGCCTGGGGTATATGATAGATTCAACAAGGATCTATCAGTCATCTGACCCAAGCTTATGATGTTGCTGTGAAGGGCTGGTATGTAATACACCTCTGGAATGATGAATTGATCACCATTCTTACAGTCAAACAACAACGTGCCCTTTCCTTTTATTGGGACCTTGGATCCATCTCCAAACCGTACTTGTCCCGTTACATTTTCATCTAGCTCTGCAAATAAGGATTTGGAGCCAGTCATGTGATTACTAGCTCCATTGTCCAGATACCATACGTTCTCTTCTTCACTTTCTTTAAACTAACTTGGATACACTTTTTCTTCATTCAGGAGCACCATGTTTGATGATTCTTCTCCACATACAGTTAATAGGAGGGCAGGGCCGTCTTCATCTGCAGCTAGGTTCACCTCCTGGTCCTGCTGCTTCTTTGCCTTGCATTCAGATGCAAAGTGGCCAAGTTCTTGGCACTCAAAGCACCTTATGTTGCTTTTGTCACGAGGTTTCTTGTTTGAGCTGCTTGCTTCCTGTCGTGAGTTTCCACCCCAACGCCCACCTCTGCCACGAGATGAATCTCGTCCTCATGAGCTGCCTCTTCCACCCCAATTGTTATTTCCGCCCCTTCCTCGACCACCTGCTGAGTTTTGTTTGCTTGGACTCCGGTGGGTTGATGAGCCTTCTGCCTTGGCAAGTAGCAGGGCATTATCAGCCTGTGTGCTTGCCTTCCGGAGTCGGAGCCTGTCTTCATATGCTTTCAAATGCCTAATTGCTTCTTCAAATGGCATTAATTCCATGTCACAACTTTGCTCAATTGATGCTACCAGGTTAATAAACCTTTCTGGGACTGTATCGAACAACTTTCTCACCAATTCTTCATCTTCCAATATTGCCCCTTCACTCCTAAACTTTGAAATCATGGCTGAAATCTTTCCTGCATAATCATTTATGGTCTCTGTCTCCTTCATTTGAAGTGCTTCGAATTCACTCTTCAGTACCCTCAGCCTTGCCTTTTGGACCCTCTCTGCACCCACATACCCTGACTTTAGAGAGTCCCAAACTTCCTTAGCTGTCTTCTTCTTGGCAGCCTGTGCAAGTATTTCTTCTGGTATTGACTGGAAGATGAAAGCTCGAGCCTGCTTGCTCTTCTTCTCATCCACAACCACACCGGTTGGTGGCTCAATGGCATCCCATAACCCATGGGCATCCATGATTGCTTCCATCTTTATTGACCAGGTATTGTAGTTGAGTGATGTCAACATGGGGCATTGTAGAGTGAAGGGGCTGTCCTTGGATTGATTGGATGATGATGGAGCTGTCATATTGCTGAAACGAGGATACTTGGGCATACAAAATGATTAGGATCTAttgaggctctgataccaaatgttggcGATCAAACAGTATAGCAATAAACAAAACAAGGGTAACAGGGGTAAAACTGGAAATGGCAGCCGAATGATTTTCTTTATTGAATGAAATCTACTAGCAGCCTAATGATTAAGGTGCTATACAATGAAATTTCGACAGATAATGACTTGTTGAACTACAACTAATAAATAGTGCTAATTAACAGAAAAGAGAAAAAATATCAACGTTCCTATTCTAACGTTCCAGTCACCCACGTGCTTTTACGGTTTTACCTTCCTGAATACTTGGTCAACCATTGACTAACAAGTCTTTCAATCAACACAATGAATCTTTTTGCCAATATCTTCTAGTAAAATTAACAAAATGACTCATTTAAATGCGTAAAGAACAAAAGAAACAGCTCTACACGCATCTCTGATGCAAATTTCAGTTTAATACACAGATAAACAGAGAAAATTAGATTCAGGTGTACCCATGAATCGTAGTTAAATTCAAAAGTAGAACAATCTGTGGAGGAACATTCAGATTCTGAGTCAGACATTGCAACAAGCACATCGTGGGCATAGAAAAAGTCATCTTCAATCTCACTAACAACCCTTTTTCATTTTACAAATCTTCACTATTCCAAGTCAAATTCTCAAAAACAAGTGAAAAAACACATCAATAAAGATACTCAAAAACCCTATATAAACAAAATCAATTTCATTTCAAGTAAATTTGAAAGACATTTTGATAACTGATGAGGATATGGTAAGACATCTAAACTTATTTATATCCTGATGCTGTCAAAACACAAATCACGTGAAAAGTTATGTCACAAAGAAACAGCTTTAGGTAATCCCTAAAGTAAAATTTCATGTTCGAATATCAAATTCAAAACTACATATCCTACATATAAATACTGTTGTTATGTCTATAATTTCTTAGAATATGACATGATATTGAAAAACTTTTGATTATGCTGAATTGAGACATATTAGAGGGGCATAAGACGAGAACCATATGAAACTTTCCAAGTTATGTTTTGGCGTGTGAAAAGGTTTAAAGGATGGATGGATGGAGGAGAAGAGTCGTTGACTCAAAAGTCTTGATGATATTATTGGTCAACAAGGAGAAAATTACCAAAGTGACATAgtttctctatatttttggagtAAACATTGGGGCAAGTTGAGTCTTTTGAGTGTGAAAGGTTATTAAACGCTACTCACATAACTTCCTCTGGACAGCATATAGAcctaaaagatatatatatatatatatatatatatatatatatatatatatatatatatatatatatatatatatatatatactcatgcCTATAAGTTTCTTAAACCTTTTCTGTTGGACATTTGAAATGATTCGCGTCTTCTTTTTAGCCTCACTTGTTCTCTCTTTTGTACCTTATATTCGCTCTGCTACAGAACTCAACACTTCTCTGTCTATCTGCCCAGAAAGTTTCAATTGTCCAAATTTGGCCTCCTTCACGTACCCGTTTTATAATAATGCTACTGAAACGCAATGTGGGTTGATTAAGGTCAACTGTACTTTGAATGGTGGGAGTATTCAACTTGGAAGAAACTCATATGACATTTATGGCAAGTATGTGTCTGAATCGGTCATGTCGATCCGTAATCTAACGTTTGAAAGACTTGTGAATGACAGCAGTTGTGGGGCACTTATGGATAATTTCACTTCTCCAACTCCTCTTCTCTATTCCATTTCACTCGTAACCTTCATCACTCTCTACAAATGCGCAAAGCTTCCAAATGATGTTGCAGAAATGGAAGCTTATTTTGACCAATCTAATTACAATAAAAAGAGATGTGGAGATTACAATTTCTACTATAACCATTCCATCAGTGATAAAGCAGTTCCAAGTGATCTCCCGCCTGCATGTCAAGTAATACAGCTGCCTGTGAAAGTGGGAGAGACAGGTAATGGTAACGAGACCAACATATTTTCTCTTCTCAATTCTGTAGTCTCTATTAATTTTGTAACTGCATCTCCATGCAATAAGTGTCAAAAGGAAGAGGGCCGATGCTACACTCTCAATGGACAGTTCCAGTACTGTTTATACGCCAAAAATGGTatttacaccttttttttttactttgcgTTTTCTCCTTATTCTGGGTATACCAGATAATCGATATGTCTAACtaacgtgtatatatatatatatatatatatatatatatatatatatatatatatatatatatatatatatatatatatatatatatatatatatatatatatatatatatatatatatataacttatctTTTGTTGTCTGGTTGCTGCAGAAACATCAGTCAGAAAACGGAAACAGATCCTAGGTAACACACATCTTTCATCAAAAGCATTagtggtaaatatataaatgcatacacacacatatacatgtaGAATTTTTTTTGTGAAGGGGTTGCAATTTCTTGCTCTGCTTCTTGCCTGATATGCCTTCGTGTCCTCGTGCTCTTTCCTGTCATATTTCATGATATGGTATAGGAGCTACTACCCTTTTTTAGCCTTTCTTGTTAGAATCCAGGTATGAATGAATAGATTAGGTTGAACGGGTTTTGTATTGAGTTGAAGATGGGAGAAAGTGAGATCATGTCACCATCTATATTGTCGATAACCAAGACTGTTGCAACTCTATTCCACCGAGCAACTCAATTTTTTTTTGATCGCAACATCGATCTAGTGGCTTTGTTCATTAATGTCTCTTTCTGGATCAATCAAACCTTCATTAATCCAACACCCAATCTCTTCCAATTCACCTAATCAGAGAATATAATTGCCCTAGACCAAACAAACACCTCTTTCTTGACCTAAAACTCACTGGGGATTTTAATCCAACACCTTGCATGCGTAAATGGCAACTCTACATCAACCTAAAATTATCTGTAGAGAGAGCCCCCTTCTAATTCAAATCCCAAAAAGGCAAAAAGCAAGACAACTCAACAAAATGAAAATGATTGAAACTTCTTTGTTACTTGATTCCGAATCGAAAACTtaccaaaaatattaaaaaaaatacacatCAGTGTTGTGAAAATCGTAAATCTAAAAACTATTTTCTGCCTTTGATCTTGATTAAGAATACAAACAAACTCTAGATCGTCACCAACCAATTGCTTTCCAATGTTTTAAAACCGGGTTTTTAGTTGATTTGGTGTGATGACCGGTTCACAGGTCAATCAGTTCAACCGCTTGAACCGTCGGGTCAATCCGGTTTATggtctttttctatttttatatatttttattttcctgcataatgcataaacatataaaaccaataatttGATGTCCATAAAGTTTAAACATTGAAGAAACCACAAACGGCTCGTAGTTTTGACATTCGCTACTTGTATCCAACTATCCAAACCCTATTAAAACGGATCAatccggtttaaccggttcaacatAAGCGGTCGAACCACGGTTTAGGGAAAACCCGGCCGGTTCGATCCGGTccgtatttttacaaaaaaaccgTTCACAATTGACTCGCCTTCTACTCCGGGTCACGGTCTAACCGGTTGAACCAGCCGGGTGACCCGGGTTTTAAAACACTGTTGCTTTCCTCCATCACCCTTTTACTTTTTTACTTTGATTTGAcatcatttttttgtttttttattattgttttattttattttatattattattattattattattat includes:
- the LOC111907553 gene encoding uncharacterized protein LOC111907553; its protein translation is MTAPSSSNQSKDSPFTLQCPMLTSLNYNTWSIKMEAIMDAHGLWDAIEPPTGVVVDEKKSKQARAFIFQSIPEEILAQAAKKKTAKEVWDSLKSGYVGAERVQKARLRVLKSEFEALQMKETETINDYAGKISAMISKFRSEGAILEDEELVRKLFDTVPERFINLVASIEQSCDMELMPFEEAIRHLKAYEDRLRLRKASTQADNALLLAKAEGSSTHRSPSKQNSAGGRGRGGNNNWGGRGSS